The following are encoded in a window of Candidatus Nitrosocosmicus arcticus genomic DNA:
- a CDS encoding 6-hydroxymethylpterin diphosphokinase MptE-like protein — MNLSTLISNERIDPKCFRKIQDNKALVIGAGPSIEESTVQNYILEIYNCKKSKSNNAVSEDIVVIAADGATELCLDLGIIPDFVVTDLDGDYESLVRAHSGGSIMVIHAHGDNIDKITSQVPSFSNVIGTTQNFPLKNVYNFGGFTDGDRSVFLADGFLAREIVLVGMDFDSKIGFFSKRKVPNLELKKQKLQIGKYLVGMLLENSRALVTHITTSNHDSSFYGVNKYEVL; from the coding sequence TTGAACTTATCAACCCTGATCTCAAATGAACGCATTGATCCAAAATGTTTCCGAAAAATACAAGACAACAAAGCATTGGTGATAGGCGCAGGCCCTAGCATTGAAGAAAGCACAGTACAAAATTACATACTTGAAATCTACAACTGCAAGAAAAGCAAATCTAATAATGCCGTGTCAGAGGATATAGTGGTTATAGCCGCTGATGGTGCTACTGAATTGTGTCTGGATTTAGGAATTATTCCAGATTTTGTTGTAACAGATCTTGATGGGGATTATGAATCCTTAGTCAGAGCTCATTCGGGTGGATCAATTATGGTAATACATGCTCATGGTGATAACATCGATAAAATCACTTCACAGGTTCCATCTTTTAGTAATGTTATAGGAACGACTCAAAATTTTCCCTTGAAGAATGTCTACAATTTTGGCGGATTTACAGATGGCGATAGAAGTGTCTTTCTTGCAGATGGGTTTTTAGCGAGAGAGATCGTGCTTGTAGGTATGGATTTTGACTCTAAAATAGGGTTTTTTTCAAAAAGAAAAGTGCCAAACCTCGAGTTGAAGAAACAAAAATTGCAAATTGGAAAATATTTGGTTGGGATGCTATTGGAAAATTCCAGAGCCTTGGTAACCCACATTACGACTTCGAATCATGATTCATCTTTTTATGGGGTGAATAAATATGAAGTATTATGA
- the guaA gene encoding glutamine-hydrolyzing GMP synthase: protein MDKIVVLDFGSQYSHLICRRIRELNVYCELVPYNTPIKKIKDLEPKGIIFSGGPASVYSKNSPKPDKEIFELGVPILGICYGHQIIIDHFDGKIKRVPNREYGNALLTITNKTNLFKNIDADGLKCWMSHSDAAEIIPRGFEVLGKTSSSFSAAIGNSVKKIFGLQFHPEVAHTEKGDKVLFNFANVISEAKPEWSMSNFIETSINDIKMKVKNERVLCAVSGGIDSTTCAILIHRAIKDNLTCVFVDNGLLRENEREVVVDIFKEKLRIPLIIIDARERFLKNLEGLTDPEQKRKKVGEEFARVFTEFAENEGPFQWLAQGTLYPDVIESGVSGGPATVIKTHHNVGGLPDWLHLKILEPLRYLYKDEVRKVAKIMGIPHDLLTRHPFPGPGLAVRIVGETTREKINVVRKASKIVEDVLVEDNLYLKVWQAFAIVGDDKAVGILGDERIFGHIVSIRVVESVDAMTADWVRLPYSTLEKISSKITNEIENVTWITYAISSKPPSTIEPQ from the coding sequence ATGGACAAAATAGTTGTATTGGATTTTGGGTCACAATATAGCCACCTAATATGTAGGAGAATAAGAGAATTAAATGTCTACTGCGAATTAGTTCCTTATAATACGCCAATCAAAAAAATTAAAGATCTAGAGCCGAAAGGAATAATTTTTTCAGGCGGTCCTGCCAGTGTTTACAGTAAAAATTCTCCTAAACCCGACAAAGAAATATTTGAATTAGGTGTTCCTATTTTGGGTATTTGTTATGGACATCAGATCATTATTGATCACTTCGATGGCAAGATAAAGAGAGTACCTAACAGAGAATATGGGAACGCATTGTTGACAATAACCAACAAAACTAACTTATTCAAAAATATCGATGCAGATGGCCTGAAATGTTGGATGAGTCACAGTGATGCCGCAGAAATAATCCCTAGAGGATTTGAAGTTTTAGGTAAAACAAGTAGTTCCTTTTCAGCAGCAATAGGAAATAGTGTCAAAAAGATTTTTGGATTACAGTTTCATCCAGAGGTAGCACATACTGAGAAGGGCGATAAAGTATTATTCAATTTTGCTAATGTGATTAGTGAAGCAAAACCTGAATGGAGTATGTCGAACTTTATTGAAACAAGCATTAATGACATAAAAATGAAGGTTAAAAATGAAAGAGTCCTATGCGCTGTCAGCGGAGGTATTGACTCAACTACTTGTGCAATCCTCATACACAGAGCAATCAAAGATAATTTGACTTGCGTTTTTGTAGATAATGGTTTATTGAGAGAGAATGAAAGAGAAGTTGTTGTAGACATATTCAAAGAAAAATTAAGAATACCTTTGATAATCATAGATGCAAGGGAGAGATTTTTGAAAAATCTTGAGGGATTAACAGATCCGGAACAAAAAAGAAAAAAGGTAGGCGAGGAATTTGCAAGAGTATTTACAGAATTTGCCGAAAATGAAGGACCATTTCAGTGGTTAGCTCAAGGAACGTTGTACCCGGATGTTATAGAAAGCGGAGTATCCGGCGGTCCCGCTACAGTAATAAAAACTCATCATAATGTAGGTGGGCTCCCCGATTGGCTCCATTTAAAAATTTTGGAACCTTTGAGATATTTGTATAAAGACGAAGTAAGAAAGGTGGCAAAAATAATGGGTATACCTCATGACTTGCTTACTAGACATCCATTTCCTGGGCCGGGGTTGGCAGTTAGAATTGTCGGTGAAACTACTCGAGAGAAGATAAATGTAGTCAGAAAAGCCAGCAAGATAGTAGAAGATGTACTAGTTGAAGATAATTTGTACCTTAAAGTATGGCAAGCATTTGCAATAGTGGGAGATGATAAAGCGGTCGGAATTTTGGGGGATGAAAGGATTTTTGGTCATATTGTTTCAATAAGAGTTGTTGAATCTGTTGATGCGATGACAGCCGATTGGGTAAGATTACCGTACTCCACTTTAGAAAAAATTAGTTCCAAGATAACGAACGAAATTGAAAATGTAACATGGATAACATATGCAATATCAAGCAAGCCTCCTTCCACTATTGAACCTCAATAA